The Puntigrus tetrazona isolate hp1 unplaced genomic scaffold, ASM1883169v1 S000000283, whole genome shotgun sequence genome contains a region encoding:
- the LOC122333476 gene encoding C-terminal-binding protein 2-like → MALTDKHKVKRQRLDRICEGIRPQIINGPMHPRPLVALLDGRDCTVEMPILKDLATVAFCDAQSTQEIHEKVLNEAIGALMYHTITLTREDLEKFKALRIIIRIGSGYDNIDIKAAGELGIAVCNIPSAAVEETADSTLCHVLNLYRRNTWLYQALREGTRVQSVEQIREVASGAARIRGETLGLIGFGRSGQAVAVRAKVFGFNVIFYDPYLQDGLERSLGVQRVYTLQDLLYQSDCVSLHCNLNEHNHHLINDFTIKQVFFSTHKILAQALKEGRIRGAALDVHETEPFSFAQGPLKDAPNLICTPHTAWYSEQASLEMREAAATEIRRAITGRIPDSLRNCVNKEFFVSSGSWALMEQQVHPELNGAAYRFPSGPAGAAAGLEGLVPVTHSLTAVNRSSQTPSPKQPSKHGESREHLSEQ, encoded by the exons ATGGCTCTGACCGACAAACACAAAGTCAAGAGACAACGACTGGACCGAATCTGTGAAG gtatCAGGCCTCAGATCATCAACGGGCCGATGCATCCCCGTCCTCTGGTGGCTCTGCTGGACGGCCGGGACTGTACGGTGGAGATGCCCATCCTCAAAGATCTGGCAACCGTGGCCTTCTGTGACGCACAGTCCACACAGGAGATCCACGAGaag GTCCTGAACGAGGCCATCGGCGCTCTGATGTATCACACCATCACTCTGACTCGAGAAGATCTGGAGAAGTTCAAAGCGCTCAGGATCATCATCCGCATCGGCAGCGGATACGACAACATCGACATCAAAGCGGCCGGAGAGCTAG ggatCGCGGTGTGTAACATCCCGTCGGCGGCGGTGGAGGAGACGGCCGACTCGACGCTGTGTCACGTGTTGAATCTGTACCGCAGGAACACGTGGCTGTATCAGGCGCTGCGGGAGGGCACGCGTGTTCAGAGCGTGGAGCAGATTCGTGAAGTGGCGTCCGGAGCGGCGCGCATCCGTGGAGAAACACTCGGACTCATCGGCTTCG gtcGTTCAGGGCAGGCCGTCGCCGTCAGGGCCAAAGTGTTCGGCTTTAACGTGATCTTCTACGACCCGTACCTGCAGGACGGCCTGGAGCGCTCCCTGGGCGTCCAGCGTGTTTACACACTGCAGGACCTGCTTTATCAGAGCGACTGCGTCTCGCTGCACTGCAACCTGAACGAACACAACCATCACCTCATCAACGACTTCACCATCAAACAGGTCTTCTTCAGCACACACaaa ATTCTGGCTCAAGCGTTAAAGGAGGGCCGGATACGAGGAGCTGCTCTCGATGTTCACGAGACCGAACCCTTCAG ctttgCGCAGGGTCCTCTGAAAGACGCTCCTAACCTGATCTGTACGCCGCACACAGCCTGGTACAGCGAGCAGGCGTCTCTGGAGATGAGAGAAGCAGCTGCTACAGAGATCCGGAGAGCCATCACAG GCCGGATTCCTGACAGTCTGAGGAACTGTGTCAATAAGGAGTTCTTCGTCTCATCGGGTTCCTGGGCTCTGATGGAGCAGCAGGTTCACCCCGAGCTCAACGGCGCCGCCTACAG GTTCCCGTCAGGTCCGGCCGGAGCGGCAGCGGGTCTGGAGGGTCTGGTTCCGGTGACCCATTCACTGACCGCCGTAAACCGGTCTTCCCAGACGCCGTCCCCAAAGCAGCCGTCCAAACACGGAGAGAGCAGAGAGCATCTGAGCGAGCAATAA
- the LOC122333570 gene encoding uncharacterized protein LOC122333570: MAVRGTVPPPDYYPFDIALSAQPPEDLQGFYKGNQHMLSRSGSHYGLAAGGVRTAWDQGQARATTPGPVPGALPPPPPPPPPPPPPPPPSAHEISRLYRDSLAIKMIPDSQRIRSRAASPACFGIDSRFPGEHSVYGDVNGLPLDSGSTCIVVDPTASVMDGTLPRGNPAYGSVPTQRMPYDPAYDPGAVHHPPAGDPKRTVDPSFLALLRSEGLSESTITLLLQQGFDSTSMLAVMEDHDVRSVAPNLGQARVLSRVVLNCKTGATGGAVLRGRSNSFSHRNDLYMQPQGLGVDGSLIQQPPSALQSVSPRMGEFLGRRPSSAPSQHLLETATYPGVRSIGGLPVSPGGYAAQTRPLYNAHTGLAMSALPAQQQAPTTPGVAPKTFSSTYSPMELMKRPPNLPPLSPSHSPHHSPQLLRKGAAPVESAILPASSALQPQTINPNNKQTRRTGPPVIVSTMASPDTSNNLISVCPYLSLYLVFGFVLVDV; this comes from the coding sequence ATGGCTGTCCGTGGCACCGTTCCTCCTCCGGATTACTACCCTTTTGATATCGCTCTCTCGGCCCAGCCACCGGAAGATCTGCAGGGCTTTTATAAAGGAAACCAGCACATGCTGAGCAGATCAGGCTCGCATTATGGCCTGGCCGCTGGAGGGGTCAGGACCGCTTGGGATCAAGGGCAAGCTAGGGCAACCACTCCTGGTCCTGTGCCCGgagctcttcctcctcctcctcctcctcctccacctccacctcctcctcctcctccctcggCTCATGAGATCAGCCGCTTGTACAGGGATTCTCTAGCCATCAAGATGATCCCAGACAGCCAGCGTATTCGCAGCAGAGCCGCCTCACCGGCTTGCTTCGGCATCGATTCTAGGTTCCCGGGAGAGCACTCCGTATACGGTGACGTCAACGGCCTTCCGCTGGATTCTGGATCCACCTGCATAGTAGTGGACCCTACAGCGTCGGTCATGGACGGGACTCTTCCTCGAGGGAACCCCGCGTACGGTTCTGTGCCGACTCAACGGATGCCTTACGACCCTGCATACGACCCGGGGGCCGTCCATCACCCTCCGGCGGGGGACCCCAAGAGAACCGTGGACCCCAGTTTCCTAGCTCTCCTGCGCTCCGAGGGTCTGTCGGAGAGCACCATCACTCTCCTCCTGCAGCAAGGCTTCGATTCCACCTCCATGCTCGCTGTGATGGAAGACCACGACGTGCGCTCCGTCGCTCCTAATCTGGGACAAGCACGGGTGCTTTCTCGAGTGGTCCTCAATTGCAAGACGGGGGCGACGGGCGGCGCGGTCCTGCGGGGCCGTTCGAACAGCTTCAGCCATCGCAACGACCTCTACATGCAGCCCCAGGGCCTCGGCGTGGACGGGAGCCTCATCCAGCAGCCTCCCAGCGCCCTCCAGTCCGTCTCTCCGAGGATGGGAGAGTTCCTGGGACGCCGGCCGAGCAGCGCTCCATCTCAGCATCTCCTCGAAACCGCAACGTATCCGGGGGTCCGCTCGATCGGGGGTCTTCCGGTCAGTCCGGGGGGCTACGCCGCTCAGACGAGACCTCTGTACAACGCCCACACCGGCCTGGCCATGTCCGCCCTGCCCGCTCAACAACAAGCCCCGACGACTCCAGGAGTGGCCCCCAAGACCTTCTCCAGTACGTACAGCCCTATGGAGCTGATGAAGCGCCCTCCTAaccttcctcctctctctccttctcatAGCCCTCATCACAGCCCTCAGTTACTGCGTAAGGGAGCAGCGCCGGTGGAGAGTGCTATTCTTCCGGCATCCTCAGCCCTCCAGCCTCAGACCATTAATCCTAACAACAAGCAAACCCGCAGAACCGGACCTCCGGTCATTGTTTCCACCATGGCTTCGCCTGATACAAGTAACAACCTCATTTCTGTCTGTCCCTACCTCTCTCTTTACCTAGTTTTCGGGTTTGTGCTTGTTGATGTTTAG